The DNA segment GCCTTGTTTGGGTGGCTGCTATTAGAGCTGTGTACATTGAGCACCTCTGAAAATGAAGCCCTTACAAATCTTACACCACATAACTGTAAACTGAGCTTCTCAATGTCAGTGGAGGCATCTTTGTATACTGCTCCCATCTAGAGTGATCTTGGTTACCAGAATTCTCCTTTGATTGAGTATGCTGCTTTTCTCTCATTTACCTTTCCCACGCTCCCCTGGTTTCTTAGGTACACCAACCCCCAGACACCCGAAGTCTGGTCCAGCAGACAGATGACCTGTTAACTCAACTGTCTGAGGAGGTTGCCATTGATGAGCATTACAGACCAAAAGTTCAGCCTCAAGGTATCTGTTTTGGCTTCTAAAGACCTGTTTATATCTAATAATGTATGTACGATGCTGAGAAGGGAGTTTGTGCCTCCCTATGTAACTTACAGGTGAGCTGAGTGTCCAATTTGTCCATATCTTCCGCTTATAATCCCTTGCACTGACCAAGAGCAGCCATCTGGCTCCATGCTGTGTCTCGGTGTCTTTGCTTGGAGATAGTTCCTTCTTGTCAGGGCTGTGTTATTCAGATTCTCTCTTTCTCTAAAGTGACTCCTCCCTGGGGAGGAGCTGTTGCTACTCTTAATGCACCTGTGCACTGTTACAAAACATCAGAATCTGGCATACCATTATCTTCCTGGCTGCATTGCTTTCCCTGTAAACTCACTGTCGGCCAAAGATCagctcattttcttctcttcatgTACAGTGAAGATCCTACTTGCATGCCTTTCCCACTCATTATCTAATTTCATGGAGAGCAGCAAGCTGCTCTCATAGCATTATTTGTCATGTTTTCTGTGCCCAAGGAACATTGCTGCTGAGTCAACAGTGtgttctgtgtgtctgtctgcaGCTGTTAGTAGTCAAAGTTTGAATGATCTCAATCGGGGAAGTGAAGATTGTGTTTGCCCTGCAAATCTGGACCCAAAACAGCTagaggaagagaagaataaGCTTCtggcagaagctgctgctgagctgcaggaagagaACACTAGGCAGGAAAAGATCCTACAGGTTGCCAAGAGACTGGCAGCACTCAAAGGCGAGGACCCAGAGAAAGGTGGGTAGCAGATGAAAATACAGCGCCAAGAGAGGAATCAAGCTGCTATGACAGAGTAAATTCTTTATTAGTGTTTATCCATTTAATTATTCTGTTCTGCAAGAAACAGACTGAGCTTTGGTTCTGTCTGCAAAGTGGTACAGGTTGATTTGTCATATCAATCTGAAAGATCTAAATTGAGGGTAAAGGCTGGGACTGTAAGGTCAGACTGCTTTGTCTTGCACCCTTCTTTGGGATAATTCTAGCATGCTCCGGTGAGCTTAACAAAACTTAAAAGCAGAACTCTGGTTTTGGTGGGGATCTTTTCCATCTCTCTTccaattattaaaaataaacagtaacATCCTTTATGAGGAACCTGCACCTTAAAAGGTCAGAGCCAGAATGCCACAGCCAGTTCACACCATAAAGAATTGTCTCTGGTACATTAGTGTGCACAAGGCTTGAGATGGGTGTGGGTTACAGTCTCACATTTCCTACTCCTACAGTTACACTGGAAACCTATAAGCTCCCTGACAGTGATGAGGAAGTGGCTGAGGAGGAGGCCATTCGCCGAGTGCTGAAACAGGTCAGAAATGGCAGCTGtggccttttttttcttcttcttggtTATGCCTCATGTGTGTGGTACCTGGTGATCATACAAAGGTTGTATTTCTGTTCCTGAGAAGAGTTTCCTTCCTTACTTTCCTAGTGCTTTTCCAATACTAGCTCCCATGGGCCATTCAACTATTTTACAGGCAATTTAAAACAATACTTCTAGTCTGTCACATTGTCTTTCTCATTTGTGCTTAGTGTCTCTTGTGGTCTGCATATGCCTCCTGTATAACCACACTTTGCTGGTACTTCCTGTCttcttgttctgtgttttcctccATCCAGTTAGAACATGGATGATGAGATGTGTGCTGTGTAGCTCAGCTTACACCTacatttcaccccaaaatgtctctgaattGTCTGCAGGCAGACCTGAGCTTAGGTTTGTCTGATATGTAAGATGTGTGTGATTAGCATGATGCTGAGGGCCTGCTATCTGCACTGCAAAGCAGAGTGTGTGAGCTgcaggcccctgctgctgcagatggtCTACAATGGACACACAGCATTTCGAGTGCAGAGCAAGCTTACATCTGTGTGGGTAACAACAGCTGCATTCAGGCTTGTCATCTCCTGTTACTGCATGAGAGCATCAAATGCAGGAGGTTTAGGGCCTAGAATGAGGCTCGCAGCTGTGTATGAAACAAGAGACTTCTTGCTTTGTGTTGTTACCAGCTCACAGAGGAAGCAGCCCTGGATGAAGCAAGTGGATTCAACATTCCCCCAGATCAGACCACCCAACCAGGACCCTCACAACAGAACCTGTGTAAGCCACCAAAGCAAAAGGTCAGTGAACTGGTCAGGATCTCTTGAACTGTCATCTGGAATGTTccagggtgtcaggagagtaCAGTTCTGCAACAAAAGTTTGTTGTATCCTAGgtttgctgcagaaaaaaaaaaaattaaccaacCAGTTTCTCCAGAGCTAACAAACCAAGCAGCTTCTGCAAGGCTGACCAGCTCTGAACTCATCTGTGAATCATCCTTGTAGTTATaaaaggaattgttccctggaaTACAATTCCTTTCAGGATGGCTTTGTCTTGAATGTTACAGAGTCGTGTAAACCAAGAGAAGTTGGTAGACACCTCACAATATCGATATTAGAGAattatatgtacatatatatatatatgtatgtgtaacAAGATCAAACAAGGTCATGGTCTAATACCATACAGTCTGAAGCATAATAAATGGGAGGTTTACCAGTGCTTTCAGCATGTGCAGAATAGAACCTCTAGATAGTATTCTACTGTTCATGTTCTCATATAATGTCAGAGGAAGGAATTAGTAGCAGGATACCCTATGCTCAGAGTGGATTCTGGCCTACTGTGGAAATATATACATAATCTCTAATGTATATTACAAGAATTAAATGCACCTGTGACTCAGGCACCTGTCAGGTCTGCTCCCAGTGGaagaaattatataattgtAAACATTATCAAAAACATCCATCTCATGTATGACAACTTGCATTTCTGGGATTACTGATGCAAAAGATAGTGTTAGGAAAAGATTGTGTCATGAAGCTGCCTTTGCCAGTGTCCAGGCACTATGCCTCAGTGTGTTTTCAGTTCCACAAGAGTTCTCTGTAAGGGAGAAAGAGGCCATAGTTGGCTGTATGGATATATTTAGATTATGATTTCAGAAGATCTTTTTGTCCCAGCCTCAGGTATGAATGAATAGTAGGCAAAGCACTTTTGGCAAAGCACTTCCTTTGCCCCACAGTTTTCTTCCCACAACAGGGAGAAAACAATGTCCCCACCTCCAcattcctttcccttcccacatAGCCCCTTTCAGCAAAACTGTTTGATCTCTTGCTTCAGCAGCGGGAATTGTCTGTTGCATGATATCGTTGTGGTGCCTGCCAGAATATCTGAGCAGGTGTACATCGATGTAGACAATAAATGAGGCTGAATACCTGTCTACATTCCAAGCAACATAGATTTAAACCCAAATTCTAGAAAGTACCTTGGGTTTTTATTTAACAACTAGATGCAGATGGAGCCTGTCCCTGCACTCTGGGCAAGTTCATATCACAGACTTAGGATCAACAGAGAGGAAGCTGTGTACTCTGGGACAGGTCACTGGGGCCATCATACATTACAGTTAAGGTCCTTTATTGTCTGTGCTGGGGTTTGAACTCTCTGTCTCTTGTTTTCTATGTGAATTAGAGCCACACTCCAGCCACCACAGCTCTTGCAAGGGCAGATGATAGTGATGAGGATGAGTTACCCTGGTGCTGCATCTGCAACGAAGATGCCACTTTGCGCTGTCATGGCTGTGACGGGGACCTCTACTGTCAGCGCTGTTTTTGGTGAGTCTTGGCAATTCCTCTGGGTCCGAGAGGTGGGTCAAAGGTAAGCTTGGCCCCCTTTGTATGTTTTTCTCATTAGGCAGAAAAACAGGCAGTAGGAGGCAAGATTTGAGGAATCCAGATTTGAGCTGAATGCTAGTTGTTAGAGAAATATGTTGTGAGATCAGTATTTGTTTCGGGCTTCAGGGACTAAACTGGTCCTAGGCAGAAATGTTTCAGTGCATGTTTGGGCACATTGTCTGAGTGTTCTCTGGAGCAGCTGATATGCTGCATTACGTGGGATGGGATAAATGAGACCATTGTTCAGTGACTCCTATGCTTTGTAAATGCCATTGAAGGATGACCTAGGCTGGATTCCCTTAAAGGGGGGAGATCAGATTGTATGAATTCCTGAGGGTTTTCTAAGGTTGAGACTTTGCAATCCTaaaccatattaaaaaaattcttcattgaAATATGTATGTGTGAGCCTTTTTTCACCAGTCAGGCCATGCAGCAGCTGTAGTCTTTGTTCTTAAATGTGTGTAGATTGATTTTTGACAAAATTTTCATGTCTCAGATTTGGATGGTTAATTCATCTGAATACAAAGTTATTTCTAACAGGTTGTGTGACTTCTCTTTTTTCATGCCTCAGAAGACTTGGGTAGTTGGCTCGGTACTCAGATCAGTAACAGCAGGTTGCTCCAAATGTGGTTGGGATAATAAGAGATGTTTTTTGTGCATATTCTCTCATTTCCTGTATATGTATTTGTAGGGAGACACAAATGCAGTGGGGGAAATCCATATGAAAATGTTCAGAAAACATATGGCAGTGTTAgattattaaaaacaaagcatATGAACAAAAGTATCTGACAGCAAACATCAGTAAAAGCAGATTTAACAGTCTGGCAGGTGAGTGTATCATCCACACACTGCAGATGTAGGCTTGTGTCTTACTCAACACTGCCCACTCCTGAGCATGGTTTAGACAGCTGCCAATACACTGcataattttcagtaatttttc comes from the Taeniopygia guttata chromosome 5, bTaeGut7.mat, whole genome shotgun sequence genome and includes:
- the ZFYVE19 gene encoding abscission/NoCut checkpoint regulator — its product is MDSRCYGCASKFSVFKKECGCKSCGRSFCSGCRSFSAVVPRCGNTQQKVCKQCYGKLTGEESQSSSAKWSPPENYKKRVAAFEAKQNQLKDQQKAATKPPGRAGCRYQGLSKEDRAIAERLERLREERKPKSIPTQAEIEARLAALKEDDRGRVPSTQEMEDRLAVLQGRDPPSQAPRPVHQPPDTRSLVQQTDDLLTQLSEEVAIDEHYRPKVQPQAVSSQSLNDLNRGSEDCVCPANLDPKQLEEEKNKLLAEAAAELQEENTRQEKILQVAKRLAALKGEDPEKVTLETYKLPDSDEEVAEEEAIRRVLKQLTEEAALDEASGFNIPPDQTTQPGPSQQNLCKPPKQKSHTPATTALARADDSDEDELPWCCICNEDATLRCHGCDGDLYCQRCFWEGHEEFDLKDHHTSRYHLPCKQK